The window TAACCGATTCAAACAAATTATCAATCATAAACGGACAGGAAGAGTTTTGTTTTATAATTGATGCCTTATGTTGGTAATTATCAATATATGATTGCGAAAGCCAGACAATAAAGGGTATTTCAATATTTGCATCAGGTAGAACCCCGGTATAATCGTGACCGGCAGTGTTTCCCTCATCATAAACATTTTCACCATGATCCGAAAGATAAATAGCAGAAGCAATAATATTTGTATCAGTATTAGAATAATTCACTAACACTTTGAGTAAACTGTCAACAAAGAAATCGTTATATAAAATCGAATTATCATATTGGTTGATAGTTCTTTCTTTTACATTATCTGCTTGAGAAAAAATACTGTATTCTTTTGGATATCTTTTTACATAAGCAGAATGACTGCCCATCAAATGCAGAACAATAAATTTATACTTAGCTGTATCTGCCAAAGCTTTCCTAAACGGTTCAAATAAAACCTCATCGTAAGGAGATGTGTAAGTGCTTTCATAAGAAGAATTTGCCGAACTGTTGGTATAATGAGTAATATCAAAAGTTTTTGCAAGATTATATACTGCATTATCCCAAACTCCTATAGGTAATTGATTTGATAACCAGAAAGTTTTATATTCCGCACTGTAAAAAACATCGTTCAAAGATACACTTTCGTTAAATCTCTTTTTATTATTAATATCTGATGCGGTTAAGGAACTAAGTACTGAGCTAATTGTATTAGAATACGGACTTATTACATTATTAAAAACGATAATATCATTACGTTTATCTAAATTCGGAGTAGTTTCTCTATAATAACCATATAACGACATATGATTTCTGTTTACCGATTCGCCAAGAATTAAGACGAAGAGATATTTGTTTTCATCTGAATATGAGGTTTCAACAGATATCTGAATTAACTCTCTTTGTTTTAAAGCTTTAAAAGCTTTTGCTTCATCAAGAAACGATACGATTGCCTTAACTGTTTGCGGACACGCTTTTCTGACGAAACGATTATTAATACCGCTTTCTACAAAGAAGCTAATAGAAATTAAACATATTACGATAACAATATATTTACCATTTTTATAATAAGTTATTTTGGGCGTTTTTAATAAAGACCACACAAACAAAGCAATATAAGGTAAGAGCAATAAAAATCTAAAATTTAATTTTAATGACAAAAATTCGCCTGCTTCATTGAAGTTCGTATTTAGAAAAACAAAAATACTTGAAGCCGTAATCGGCCCCTTTAATAAAATCCAATGAATCAATGAAATCAGTCCGTCAATAAAAAACAATATTAAAATTGTTTTATAAATAAACTTCTTACGAAAAAAATAATAAAACAAAGTAAATACGGGTATCCAGCAGAAATAGATTAAGAATTCCCTAAAATCGTACATTTGAAAGTTTATAAAAATAGCCGAAATCTGCACAAACAAAATCATACAAAGTAATCGTACCGGATATAGTTGTAAAAACGTCTTCATAAAAGTTTACAAAAATAAGAAATTAATGTGATAATGAATTTTCAACTTTCAATTAATAAAAGACTTCCTCCGTCAAACAATTTTCCATTATAAAGACTTATTATTTCATACCCGTTTTCAAATAAAAACGACTTTATTTTATCTCCTTCATAATGATGGTCAAGGTTTCCAAGAATAAAAACCTTGTTCTTATAAACTCCCATGCAACCGCCGATAAATCCGTTCGGAAATCCCGGAAGTAAAATTTCTTTAGAAGAAATATATAAACAATTTAAGTTCTGCTTCTTCAATTCTTTTTCGATTCCCATATCCGATGTAATAAAACAATCATTTTTTAACGGAAGTAGTGAGCATCGAGTATATGCCTGATTTACATGAATAAATATTTTGTTTTTGATATTTTGAAGAATGGCCGGATCTGTAAATTTTTTATTATGAATAATATAATTATCAGATATCACAACATTATAGCATGTTGAGTTTTCTTTTTTTGTTCCGATATAATTTTTGCCGGTAACAATCGTAATATTTTTGTTTTCCAGAAAATCTATATAACATTGAGGTGTGTTTGGAGCTACAATAATAAATTCTTTTGTCGGAAAGAAAAAAATATCCGGATGTCCTGCAATTTCTTCATAAGTAATATTCTCAGAATAAAAAGCTAAACACTCTCCAAATTTGTTGAGGTTTAGTATAGCTTCATCGGGCAATCGTTTATCATGAATTATTATCATTCCGCAAAAATATTAAATTCATAGCCGGTAAGTTCGTTATTAGTTTTAAAAACAACCGAATCGAATCTATCTGTTAATGCATTTTTATTTAACGCATTATATCCTATGGCATAATTTATTGCTTTAGGGGAAACTTCAATAATAATTTTTTTACTTTCAATATTTTCCGATCTTTCCTCAAGCAAATCTTTCCACAAGGCTGTTAACACTAATTCTTTAAATGATACATGAAAAGGGCCGGCGATCAAACTATTTCCGCTTATCAATCCTTCCGAAGGATGTAAACCCATTCGCAAAATCTTAACATTATTTTCTTCAAATAATTTCATCAAATATTTACTCCATTCAACAGCTTCTTCCAATGCAAGCGGAGAGTAATTTCCTGATTTATAAATATCTTCCAAAGGAGTATCTTTTATAACAATAGTCGGATAAATACGCGTAAAATGCGCTCCCAGATCAATAATTCCATGAGCTGTTTTAATAGATTTCTCAAAAGTGTCTCCGGGTAAACCTATCATCATTTGCAAACCAAGTTTAAATCCTTTCCGCAAAATCAATTGAGCGGAATTTTGTACATCAGAAACAGTATGACCCCTTTTAGACTTAGAAAGTACTTCATCATCCAAAGACTGAACTCCAAGTTCAATAATCTCGACTTTATATTTTTTCAAATTATCTAAAATCTTTTCCGAAATATAATCGGGACGGGTAGATAACATCACGGATTCAATTTTTTTACTTTCAATATAAGGCAGTGCAACATCCAAATATTGATTTTGCTCCTCAATACTCATGCCTGTAAAACTTCCTCCGAAAAATCCGAGTTTTTTGACTCCTTCAACAGGAAAAGTTTTCAAATACGTTTCTATGGTTTCTTTTACTTCCGGAACAGACGGCGATTGTATTTTATCGGCAATAGTAAATTGATTGCAATAAATACATCTAAACGGACATGCTTTTTCCGGAATAAAAATAGGAATTGTATAGAATTTCTTCATACTAATGCATTATTAACTGTTTGATATTTGATTTAATCATAATATGACCTAAATGTAATAAATAAATTTTCAAAAAATAAACATAGTAATATATTAAGTAAAAAGGATTTTTTCACCATAAAGGGTTCATCATAATAAATAAAAAATACTGATAATAATTGATTTACACTTTAAACAATATAAATTCAAAGATATAATTTTTAAATGATACGCTTTAGTTTTTGATTTGATATTATATTTGCACAATTAATTTACAAAAACACTCAACATGAAAAACTTATTAAAAACACAATCATTGCTATTCATTCTATTAGCAATATTGTTTACATCCTGCGTAGAAACTTACTCAGAAGATAGTTATTATATTGATAATAAATCTAATTCTGTTTTATATGTTCAATTTCAAGATAAATACGGTGGAAATGAATGGGAATTGATAACAATTCCTAAAAACAGTTACACAAGAATTTATGCATACGGTTATATTGGCGAAATGCACGATAAATTAGATGATTTTTTAACTCATTATTTTGATCATCTGCATATTACTTTAGATAGCAGAGGCGAAATCAAAATAAAAAAAGATTATACATCAAGCAATAATTGGGAATATGATCCGGTTCCAAGTAATAAACGGAAGAATCTCGGTATCAACAATTACATTTTTACAGTAAATGACGATGATTTAGAATAGTTTTTTGTTCAAAACTCACTAAAAGCTATTTTATTTATACTCCTCTAAAAGTTTGGGTTCAAAATTCAAACATCTAAACAACAATATATTAACTTCAACTTTTGGAAATTTACTTCCGAACGGTCAATTTAGTGTATATTTGCAACCGTAAATTAACTTAAAATTAATTAAATTATGTTGAATAAAATTAAACAATCGCGATTTGCAAGTTACACAGTAATTATATTAATGTACGTTGTTGCCACATTGGTAGGATTATTTATTTTTTCACTAAATAAAAATGGAAATGATATTCTGTATTTATTTTATGCCGATGTTGCCGCAACTGTTATTATCTGGTTATTCGGAGTATGGTTTTCAAATTCGTCAATTTACGATCCGTATTGGAGTGTTGCTCCTCCGATAATATTAACTTTTTTATATTTCTATTATGGTTGTATGAGCATATCCGCTGTTTTATTGATGATTGCGATTTGGTTTTGGGCAATAAGATTAACAGTAAATTGGATTTACACATTCCCGAATTTAATGCATCAGGATTGGAGATATGTGATGTATAGAGAAGAAAATCCGAAAATATGGCAACTTGTAAATT of the Bacteroidales bacterium genome contains:
- a CDS encoding phosphoethanolamine transferase; protein product: MKTFLQLYPVRLLCMILFVQISAIFINFQMYDFREFLIYFCWIPVFTLFYYFFRKKFIYKTILILFFIDGLISLIHWILLKGPITASSIFVFLNTNFNEAGEFLSLKLNFRFLLLLPYIALFVWSLLKTPKITYYKNGKYIVIVICLISISFFVESGINNRFVRKACPQTVKAIVSFLDEAKAFKALKQRELIQISVETSYSDENKYLFVLILGESVNRNHMSLYGYYRETTPNLDKRNDIIVFNNVISPYSNTISSVLSSLTASDINNKKRFNESVSLNDVFYSAEYKTFWLSNQLPIGVWDNAVYNLAKTFDITHYTNSSANSSYESTYTSPYDEVLFEPFRKALADTAKYKFIVLHLMGSHSAYVKRYPKEYSIFSQADNVKERTINQYDNSILYNDFFVDSLLKVLVNYSNTDTNIIASAIYLSDHGENVYDEGNTAGHDYTGVLPDANIEIPFIVWLSQSYIDNYQHKASIIKQNSSCPFMIDNLFESVIDLEFIDYKEINLRKSIFNENYNLNRKRVLEDKSNYDIRSY
- a CDS encoding radical SAM protein, which codes for MKKFYTIPIFIPEKACPFRCIYCNQFTIADKIQSPSVPEVKETIETYLKTFPVEGVKKLGFFGGSFTGMSIEEQNQYLDVALPYIESKKIESVMLSTRPDYISEKILDNLKKYKVEIIELGVQSLDDEVLSKSKRGHTVSDVQNSAQLILRKGFKLGLQMMIGLPGDTFEKSIKTAHGIIDLGAHFTRIYPTIVIKDTPLEDIYKSGNYSPLALEEAVEWSKYLMKLFEENNVKILRMGLHPSEGLISGNSLIAGPFHVSFKELVLTALWKDLLEERSENIESKKIIIEVSPKAINYAIGYNALNKNALTDRFDSVVFKTNNELTGYEFNIFAE